The following are encoded in a window of Rhizobium sp. WYJ-E13 genomic DNA:
- a CDS encoding acyl-CoA dehydrogenase family protein, with protein MGTVSQLHDNVRPPAHRIETEEEAVSAARKLAAAFRRQANERDINRLMPNAELDTLSQSGLTAITVPPEYQGLDVSNALLAEIVAIIAESDASIGSVLASHFRVLEGLRNQPSEELKSTLFARALDGDRFAATRFSDQATLVAEGSGFRLTGRSEQAPAILFSDWIAAAAIDPGGRRVTLHLQRDSDELQAVDDWDAFGLRTNGTATLIAGKLHVNADTVTAALSGDYATEKSLGLLLQAAVGLGIARAAFSDLLVMAKDPSALSGKIGEHAIRIETATGALEQAGRKLDIAQVSPAEAAMAEACFSASSACLVATEVALNTANALFELARGATGSIALNLDRHWRNARIHDMAIHREPLLNAAGAHILKIREN; from the coding sequence ATGGGCACCGTATCGCAGTTGCACGACAATGTGCGCCCTCCGGCGCACCGCATCGAGACCGAGGAAGAAGCCGTCTCCGCGGCCCGCAAGCTTGCGGCTGCCTTTCGCCGGCAGGCAAACGAGCGCGACATCAACCGCCTCATGCCCAATGCCGAGCTCGACACGCTCTCGCAATCCGGCCTGACGGCAATCACCGTGCCCCCGGAATATCAGGGACTCGATGTTTCGAACGCCCTGCTCGCCGAGATCGTCGCCATCATCGCCGAAAGCGACGCCTCGATCGGCAGCGTGCTGGCATCTCACTTCCGCGTGCTGGAAGGGCTGCGCAACCAGCCTTCGGAAGAGCTGAAGAGCACCCTCTTTGCCCGCGCACTGGACGGCGACCGTTTCGCCGCCACCCGCTTTAGCGATCAGGCAACCCTCGTTGCCGAAGGCTCCGGCTTTCGCCTGACAGGCCGGTCGGAACAGGCACCAGCCATTCTCTTTTCCGACTGGATCGCCGCGGCAGCGATCGATCCCGGCGGCCGCAGGGTAACGCTCCATCTTCAGCGTGACAGCGACGAATTGCAGGCGGTGGACGATTGGGACGCCTTCGGCCTGCGCACCAACGGCACGGCAACGCTGATTGCCGGCAAGCTGCATGTGAATGCCGATACCGTCACCGCCGCCCTATCCGGCGATTACGCCACGGAAAAATCCTTGGGCCTTCTGCTCCAGGCAGCCGTCGGCCTCGGCATAGCCCGTGCCGCCTTTTCCGATCTGCTTGTCATGGCGAAGGACCCCTCTGCCCTCTCTGGCAAAATCGGCGAGCATGCAATCCGTATCGAAACCGCGACCGGGGCACTGGAACAGGCGGGCCGCAAGCTTGATATCGCCCAGGTAAGCCCCGCCGAAGCAGCCATGGCGGAAGCCTGTTTCTCCGCCTCATCCGCCTGCCTTGTCGCAACCGAGGTGGCGCTGAACACGGCAAATGCTCTCTTCGAACTGGCCCGAGGTGCGACCGGCAGCATAGCGCTCAACCTCGACCGTCACTGGCGCAACGCCCGTATTCACGACATGGCGATTCACCGCGAGCCACTGCTGAACGCAGCTGGGGCGCATATTCTGAAAATCAGGGAAAACTGA